One segment of Sulfobacillus thermosulfidooxidans DSM 9293 DNA contains the following:
- a CDS encoding ATP-binding cassette domain-containing protein, with protein sequence MVHVEVNDLSVKYGSYQALQHVSLNIPGGEYWILLGENGAGKSTLLRCLAIWMRPTEGSIAIDGYNTEHDERILRSRIKFVPDTPAFYAELTAWEHAELVATLHHLEDWNIHAQKLFQLFSLDQHKNAYPASYSRGMQYKLALLLSLLVKPDLLLLDEPFGPLDPASQSQLATVLGRLCRDEHMTVIVSTHLLPESIQPDHLVFLNQGRILLDQSWDMVIEKYPGAVSSLPYRLTYSLLEDSAGAEFSHE encoded by the coding sequence TTGGTTCATGTCGAGGTTAATGACCTGTCCGTCAAGTATGGCAGTTATCAAGCCTTACAACACGTGTCTTTGAATATCCCCGGGGGCGAATATTGGATATTGCTCGGAGAAAACGGCGCGGGCAAATCCACCCTGTTACGTTGTTTAGCGATTTGGATGCGTCCTACTGAAGGCTCGATCGCGATTGACGGGTATAATACAGAACATGACGAACGGATCTTGCGCTCACGTATTAAGTTTGTCCCGGATACGCCAGCATTTTATGCAGAATTAACGGCATGGGAACATGCCGAGCTTGTCGCTACCCTACATCATCTAGAAGACTGGAATATTCACGCTCAAAAGCTTTTTCAGCTCTTTTCTCTCGACCAGCATAAAAACGCCTATCCTGCGAGCTATTCTCGCGGCATGCAATATAAACTCGCCTTGCTGCTCTCATTATTAGTCAAACCCGATCTTTTGTTATTAGATGAACCCTTTGGACCTCTCGATCCCGCTTCTCAATCGCAATTAGCAACAGTCCTAGGCAGATTATGCCGCGACGAACACATGACCGTCATTGTTAGCACGCACTTACTGCCTGAATCCATTCAGCCTGATCACTTAGTGTTTCTAAACCAGGGACGTATTCTTCTAGATCAGTCATGGGATATGGTCATCGAGAAGTATCCCGGAGCGGTGAGCAGTTTACCATACCGGCTAACTTACAGCCTTTTAGAGGATAGCGCAGGTGCGGAGTTTTCCCATGAATAG